TCCACTACTCAAAGCCGACAGTCGAAAGCTCTCCCACGATTCCAACAACTCCATCAAAGCGCGGAATGGAGAGTCGTAAGATCGAAGCCGGTGTCGTGATAAGACGAGAATGAAAAATAATTGCGGAGATGTCGACTCATAAATTCAGCATCTCCGCAATTGGAAAATTGTTGACATAGTCCGTGAGCTATGCAGACTATGATCCCTCTCTCCAGCAACCGGTTACCTGATCCGTACATTTGGTCAAGTCTTCCTGGTTTGAATTCTCAATATCATATCCACGCTCACACTCCCACCTTATGAACCTCTTTTCGGGAAAAGGTGATTTATGCGATGTCTGAAGTTTATATCTTGCTCTCATATGGCGGCAAGCACCCTGTACTGGTTCGATCTCTGTCTGTGACATATAATAAATCCTCCATTGGATGAATGTTCGATGATTACGTTTAAAACTTAATTCCCAGGTTCAGTTCAGTCTTATATTCAGACTCTTCCGGTATCAAAACCTGGTCCTGCATATATCGTAAATAGTAACCCGTCAGCGAGAGGTTGAAATCCGACCCGATTGAGTGTTCATAGCCAAGGGAATATGTGTTTTTCGAGACTTCAGACCCGTCCAGGCTGCGCGCCATCTTATATCCAGTCTTCATTTTGCCGTGACCGAATGCCGGGACTTCCAATTTTACCTCGCGTTCATCCGACAAGGCGTTTTCAGAGTATTCGTCTTTGGATGTATAATTGGTTGTCAGTCCGATACTGCCGAACGTGAACTTCATACCCATCGTTGTAGCTTTATATTCTTGCACAGTACCGCTTGTGTTCTCAGGATTCTCTTGATAGTCGCCGGTCAGTTTTATAAATTTGAATGGGGCCAACGAGAGGTTGAGCTTTCTTGTGTCTGGGGCAAAGTCCTGCTCCATGCATCGGTCGCGAAGGCTGCCTGTCATGCTCAAAAATGTCCATGGCGATGTTGTGGCGGCATAATCGCGTATCGTCATGATACCGTTGCTGCTGTCGGTCACCTGTTTATACCCTGCGGACAGCTTCATTTTTTTGCTTGGTGACATCTCCAGCGCGGCGCCCTTTGTCATGGCATCAGTGTCATCTGCGCCCGATTGAGAAAAATTAGCTGTAAGCTTGGCATTTTTAACCGGTGTCACCGACAGGCTGACATCTTTCTTAAATTCGTTTTCATCGCTATCGTCAGAGTTTGTCTCGGTATATGCCGCTTTCACCGTCACTTGGGACATTGGAGATATCGTGACGGCAGTCGACACTTTCTGTTGAGAGCCATCGGCAAGTGAGTCTTTCTGCGTAACGGTACCCTGAACACTCATACCCTGGATCGCACTTGTTGTAAGTGACGCCTGCCTAGTCTGAACCTGATTTGTGGAATCATCATCCGTTGTGTTTGTGTTTACAACGCTCAAACTTGTGCTTGTCTTGGAACCTATCTTTTGATCCAACTGCACTTTGCTGGTCTCGATGGCCGTTTCTGAGTCATCAGCTAGGGAATTGCCTTTCTCAGTAGTCGAATGAGCCATTGAGACTTTTGTCGCACCCGTGGGAGCATAGGTCATGGTCTGCTCGTTGACACGTGAATAATAGCCCTCATTTGTTCCTGATGTCTGGTCAGCATTTTGAAACTTGAAGCCGGTCTGCAGTTTTCCTAGTCCATAGGTGCCTGAAAGGTTCATGGTCTGCTGGCCTGTCGTAAGCCCATATTGTTTGGCTCCGGCAAAATCTTTTCCTGCTTTGGAGTATGTTCCGGTGAGTTTGAGTCCACCCAGGTTCGTTGTGTTGCTGAGTTTGAATGCAGAGGTGTCCAGATTATCGGCAGAATCCGATTCGTCGTCATTTGTCTTCTGGCTCATAAGGAACGTAGACTCGAGCTTGCCGCCGGACCATGACTTATTACCACCAACGCCCATAACCGCATCTCCTGCCTCACTGTCGGTTGCACTTTTCACATAAAGGCTGGTTAAGTTCAGTCCTGAACTACCATTCTGCATAAGGTTGATGGAGACAGGTGTGTTTGTGGTGCTTGATGTGGATTTTGAGCTGCTGGTTTTCTTATATGAGACACGCACGATTGCATCACTGAGCACATTTGCATTGAACGATATCATACCGTTTGTGGTGTCGACATTATAATCAGTGGTCGAACGCAGCGTCCTGCCGTTCAGGACTACGCTCACTGTGTTCGAGTCGATCTGGTTCCACGAAAGAAAATAGGGACCCTTATTGCCATGACCCACAATGACGTCCGTGACAACACCGAGAGCGTCGGTAGAGGTGGAATCCGCAATCGAAGGCGTAATATAGCACAGCGCGAGTGCAGCCATCATGGCTGCAGCTATGCGCTTGAAGAAGATTATTTTGCGAGTCATTCTCCTTCCGCCCTCCTGCTTATTCCTCTATTTTATAGACGCATGGCGAACGCACATGTTCCCACTCATTCGTCGACAATTGGAGGATGAACCACTCCAAAAGCCTCTTGTGCGTAGTATATATCCGTGAGTTCGGCGAATGAGTTTTTCAAGGTCGAACCACACAATCTGCCGCCTGTCTTGAACATTTCATAATCGATCAGCGCTCTCAAGTAAATTATGCGCCATCGCCATGAATTTCTGATATCGCCGCATAGACTGTCGTCTGCTTCTTTAATCAGTTCCCATGCCTTCGCCGAGTTCTCGCCGATCTGTTCACGGCAGTGATTTGATTCCAATATATCAATAGCCTCAGATGCTTTATCCACGACACCGGGCGAAAACTGGCTGGATATGTATTCTCTTATAATATTATCTGCTTGTCTGTCCTTATCCCAGTATAACTGGAGGCATATGACCTTGTTTATATCTTCAAATATACCCTCAGAGTATGGAAATCCACCTGCGAGTTTGTCTGATGCCTGGCTCCACAGCCTTTGAAACCTTGCAGGCAGTGGGTTGGCTCCATAGCCTCCCCATGGTCCTTGACCCCACATGCTGATCTCAGGAAAGTTGATCAGAGACAGATTGCCGGGGACCGGGTGATCGAGCGGATAACGCGGAAAGTCCTCATGCGCATCTGCCATTATGTAATCGACCCACTTATCGTCGGCCATTGATCTGCTCAGGCCTTCCCATTCGCCCGCATCTGGAGTGTCATACAGCCATGTCGACAAGATAAATTTTGCACCGGCAAACTTGCTCCGGACTATGCCGGAGACATCCTTTGAAATGTCGAGAAAACCCTTCGTTCCCCACGGCCAGCACATGTCGCATCCGCATCCGCCCTCGTCATATGGCCATGACACGAAGAAATCAAGCCCAATGTCCAAGAACTCGTCTGTCAGCCCATCCCAGAGCTTCAAAAGATATTTCCTGCTCTCGGGAATACTGGGGCACAGCAGGGTCCCGAGGCTGCCTCTTTTGTTTAGATCATCAGGAAACGGCTGGTAATAATACTCTTTGGGAGCATTCCTAAATCCTATATTCGGGCATTCGATCAGACCAACATCCAGCCCCAGGCGTTTTGCAGTCTGCATCAGCACACGTATTTTCTCAATATTGCATTTTGCCGCCGGGTCGTTGAAACCATCGAACTGCTGCGGTGGAAAATGGAATGCAATACTGTTTGCTCCCCACAGAGCTAGCTCCTGAAGATATAGTTCGACCTCATCTGCAGGCGCAGCCTCATAGAAATTATTAAAGTGGACTGCCATATATATGCCGCGGATATCGCAATCCGGGCTGGAACTGCCACGCCATGTGCTCGGCACAAAGCCATTGTCGAAGCTGGAAGTCCGCAAAAATTTCCCGACACCATAGAGCAACCCGCGTCCATCAGAGCCGACTATCTTTATTCCGTCGTTCGGTGCATCGATGATGCTGTAACTTTCTGGATGTCCGTCATTTTCGATCTCAAGAAATACACTCACATCACCAGGGCTGCCGACCGCATTGGAGCCTGAGCGCTGAGTTATTCTCTTTGCCAGGATAGCGGCTATATCATGTTCGATATTGTTTGGTTTGTGCACTATGTTTATGCTTGTGCCCACGAATTTCGGTCTCTCCAATCTGTGTGATTAAGCTCAGTTTGGCACATGGCAGACAGTTTGTCAATGAATTTGCTTGACCGTCATGGATATAAGTGCTACATTGTTGCATAATCGAATATCCATCAGGAGGAAATATACGAAATGAGCTTCTTCGAGACAGGTTTTCTGTCAAACGTCGCGAAGATAACCAACGCAAAAACACGCAGTATATCCGCCGAGAACCCCAATGGTGAAAAAGGCAAAGGCGCGATGGAAATTCCCCAGGCCGATAGTGCAGGGTCGATGCTGGGCCAGGGCTGGAAAATCCGCCCATGCATCTCCTTGGAACCGAATTCCAAGACAACAATAGCCGAAATAAAGGGGTCTGGCACTATCCGCCACATCTGGATTACGGCCAATGAAAAGACTTATCGAAACAGTATCATCAGAGTGTATTGGGATGGTGAGAAGATTCCTTCGGTTGAAGTCCCACTTGGTGATTTCTTCTGCTGCGGGCATGCCATTAGGACAAAAGTCGATTCGATCCCGATGGCCGTGAACCCCAGCGGCGGGTTCAACTCCTACTGGCCTATGCCGTTTAGAAAGAGTGCCAAAATCGAGATCGAGAACCAGTGGCATGAGCCGATTCATGGTTTCTTCTATCAAGTAGATTATGAACTCGACGATGTGCCCAGTGACGCTGCATATTTCCATGCGCAGTGGAGGCGCGCGGTCACTCCTATAGATGCGCCCGAGCATGTGATTCTCGACGGCATCAAAGGCAAAGGTCAATATGTGGGCACATACCTGGCCTGGACACAGCTTGCAAACGGCTGGTGGGGCGAAGGCGAGATCAAGTTCTTCATGGACGGCGACACCAAGTTCCCGACAATCTGCGGTACCGGCACTGAAGATTACTTCTGCGGTGCATGGTGTTTCCATGGTCCCGACGGCAGGGAGGAACCCTATTCCGGCTCCTACACCGGCATGCCGTTGGTTCGCCACATTGACAATGAGGTGCCGAAGTTCGGGTTATACCGCTGGCACATACCCGATCCGGTCAGGTTTGACAGTGATCTCAAGGTTACAATCCAGGCGCTGGGTTGGTGGCCGAACGGCAAATATCAGCAGCTTCAGGACGATATCGCTTCCACGGCCTACTGGTATCAGGTCGAGCCGCATGCCAAGTTTCCTGAGATACTGCCCGTTCACCTCAGATGGCCCAGATAGATTTAGTAATTTAGATTTTGTATTGAGTATTTGGATCTCTATGGTCGGGCACGATATCCATCGTGCCCGAAACATAACTACGCAGGCAAGTCCTTGAATTTTGCGGAGGCACTCTCCTTGATGGATTGCAATTTTACTTAGTGAACTGCTGCTTTAAGATTTTGCCGGTTGCTATATCAATTGTGCAATCATAGCCAGACCAAGTATACACAATCAATGGTTCCCGCGACACTATCTGGAGGTATGCATCTGCTATTCCATTTATTTGCACTTCCGGAAGCGCGGCGATCCACAACTGAGAACCGTTTGAATCCAGAGCGATAAGATTTTGGAAAGATTTTCCAAGATCGGCAGCGTCTTGTTTGAAGAGAACAATTATCGTTTTCCCCACTACGAATGCATCTTTAATGGGAAAAGGTAGGTCTATATGTCGACAATTCCATATTACTGAACAGTCAATAAACTCAATCGGTATAGTTGCCATGGTAATCGTACTCCTTTCTTGAAGCATGATTCAGGAATACGTCCTCTCAGCTCAAACTGCTCTAATCCACCTCGCGCACCCGGCATCCAATCTTTACCAACAATTCTTGATGGGTGGCGATCTCCGAATCGCCACCCTAAAACCAGATCAGGATCTCCGAATCCTGAATTTTCTGTCACCTGGTCACTCCAGAAACAAAACTACTTGGACAAGCACCTGAATGTTGCATAAGCGCTCTCAATTTCCGAAGACCGCGTCGGCGTATATGTGGTCAACTCGAATGAGTCTCGTATGATCTGCCTGGCTTCACCCAGGTCGGCAACCATACCTGTCCCAATAGCCTGCACCAGCACATTCCCGATTGCAGTAGCTTCCACGGGTCCTGCAATGACTGTTCGTCCCGTCGCGTCTGCAGTGAGCTGAGAAAGCAGCTTGTTCTGCGTGCCGCCACCGACTATATGGATCTTACCAAGTTTTTTGCCGAGCAGGTCATCGAGGTCTTCCATTGTGGCGCGATATGCCAGAGCCAGGCTGTCCAAAGCGCATCTGACGATCTCGCCCTTCGTCTCAGGGACTTTCTGGCCGCTATCACGGCAATAATTCTGTATGCGGCTTGGCATGTCGCCATGAGTGAGGAATACGGCGGCATTTGGGTTTACCACAGATACGAACCCTTCGCATCCAGCAGCCATATCGGTTATCTCTGCATACGATATCTGCTCGCCTGCATTGAGCCACGTCTGCCTGCACTGCTGCACGATCCACAGCCCCATAATATTATGCAGCAGCCTGATCGTGCCCGACACGCCGCCCTCGTTTGTGAACCCATGATCGCGGGACTTGTCATTTATGATTGGCTTATCGGTTTCAACTCCCATCAGGGACCATGTCCCCGAACTCAGATAAGCGTAATCCTTGTCCTTGGCGGGGACTGCCGCCACAGCGCTGCCGGTGTCGTGAGTCGCCGGAGCAATTACCTTTATATCAGCGCCCATGCCCAGTTCTTTGACCAGAGAATCTGAAAGCGTACCGATCACAGTGCCCGGCTCGACTGTTTTCTGGAAGATTGACGCGGGTATGCCGAGCTTTGTAATCAAGCCATATGCCCAGTCATTGGTCCGCATATCATAGCACTGAGATGTGGACGCTATCGAAAACTCGCATGACTTCACACCTGTGAGCCAATAGTTGAACAGGTCAGGGATAAAGAGCAGCGTCGATGCGCCCCTAAGAGCCGTCGCATGGTCAAGCGTCATGGCATAGAGCTGATATAGAGTGTTGAACGGCAGAAGCTGAATGCCCGTCGTCTCAAAAACCTTTTCCCAAGGCACTAATTCAAAGAGCTTTTCTGGAATGCCGTCCGTGCGCACATCCCTATAATGATATGGGTTGCCGAGCAGTTCGCCATCTTCGCCGAGCAGTGCGAAGTCTACACCCCATGTATCCACCCCGATGCCGTCTATCTTGCCGCCGGTTTTCTCAAGCGCAAGTTTGAGCCCTTGTTTGATCTCATCAAAGAGTCGCAGCACGTCCCAGTGCATATGTCCCAGGGTCGAGACGCATGCGGTGGGAAATCTGTGGATCTCATCCAGAGTCAATTTGCCGCTTTCAAGTGTCGCCAAAAGTGCGCGCCCGCTTTCAGCGCCGAAATCGAATGCCAGAAACTTAGAATCCTTAGCCATGATTTGCTCCGTTATGGGTTATGAGTTATGGTTTGCGCAGCATACTAGTACGGCAAAGTGTCGTGTTGAGAATAGATTCTTTTCGTTGAGCTTCCTCATTTGTGAATCATGTAAGGTCATACTCGCGAGGGCATTGAACTGCCGCCGTTAACCGGAATCCCTGTTCCTTTAGTTTTATCGCGGTGGGACCAACGTAGAATGCCTGTTGCTTAATGAGACTCTTCGTTAAGTACTTTTTGAAGAGCTTAAATATTACCTTCGCGTTGTCGCTCTGTCCTGTCGTATCGACCAGCCCGTGGATGATTATGCCACCTTCCCGCACTCCGCCTGACTGAAAGTGTATCGAATCGGGGTTCACTAATTGGTCAACCGCATACCTGACCCCACCGGATATCTGTGGTACCTCTCGAACCACAATTTGGGTGCCGATTGGGACAACCAGATACGAATCGCAACCAATAGCCGAGTCCTGCGTTGCTTGACCAAGTGTCGGAATCTCAAGCGCAGAGGAATACACTGGAAAACTGAGCGAAGTATGTAGACCGGTCAGCGCATAATTAAATTTCATCAGAACCTCGATTGAATGAATAACTGGTTCTAGATCCTCGCGCGTCGCATAGAAATATATCCGATGGCCTAGCATTCTCTTTGTCTTGCCTAACATTGCTTTTGATCTACATTGGCTTTCGCGGCTATTCTACTAGTTGGGACACGCCCGTGTCAATTGCTGGCACGGGCGTGTTTCATATCCTTCCAAATATCTTACCTGGAGGGTAAAACATTTTCCTACGCCCCGAATTTCTCCTGTACATTCATAAGCTGAGTGATGATATTTACCACATCGATGCCTCGAATGCGGCCAAGCCCACCAGACGTGACCGATCTCTCATCGAACTTATCGCACTTATCGGTGCGCACGCCCTCGCCCCAGAATACGATCGGCACAGGGTCGCCCGAGTGGTCCATGATTGCGCATGGCGTGGAGTGATCGGCTGTGAGCACAATATAAGTGTTTTCCGGCACATTGTCATGCAGATATCCGATCATCTCGTTGAGCTTCTTAATAACATCGAGCTTCGCCTGGGGGTCGCCGTCATGACCGCCGAGGTCGGTTCCCTTGACGTTGCAGAGCACGAAGTCATTGTCCTTGAGCTGCTCGACAATTGCCTTGGCCATGTTCATCACATTGGAGTCCAGCCCGCCTGTTGCGCCGGGGACCTCGGTGATATCCATGCCGACGTATTTTGCGACGCCATTGATCAGACCCGTCTCCGCGACACATGCGGCCTTAAGGCCATGCTCGCACTCGAAACTCTCTATATTAGGCCCGATCCCACCGCCTCTGGGCAGAATGATATTCGCGGGCATAAGTCCCTTGGCAATCCTATCCTTGTTGACCGGATGGTCCTTTAGAATCTCATAGGACTTTTTGACGAACTCATTGACTGCCTGAGCGGTCTTTGCTGCTGCGGCGTTATCAGGGTCGCATGGCTCACTGGTCAAAACAGCCACGCCCTCATGATGGGGGTCGGTGTCTGTGATCTCAGCGCTGAGCCCGGGTGCGCGGAGGATTAATGCGCCTCTGTGCGCCACCGATTCTTTGAAGATAACCTCGACACCGCTGCTGAGCTTCATACCATTTATGGCTGCAGCCAATTG
The nucleotide sequence above comes from bacterium. Encoded proteins:
- a CDS encoding glycoside hydrolase family 20 zincin-like fold domain-containing protein, with translation MGTSINIVHKPNNIEHDIAAILAKRITQRSGSNAVGSPGDVSVFLEIENDGHPESYSIIDAPNDGIKIVGSDGRGLLYGVGKFLRTSSFDNGFVPSTWRGSSSPDCDIRGIYMAVHFNNFYEAAPADEVELYLQELALWGANSIAFHFPPQQFDGFNDPAAKCNIEKIRVLMQTAKRLGLDVGLIECPNIGFRNAPKEYYYQPFPDDLNKRGSLGTLLCPSIPESRKYLLKLWDGLTDEFLDIGLDFFVSWPYDEGGCGCDMCWPWGTKGFLDISKDVSGIVRSKFAGAKFILSTWLYDTPDAGEWEGLSRSMADDKWVDYIMADAHEDFPRYPLDHPVPGNLSLINFPEISMWGQGPWGGYGANPLPARFQRLWSQASDKLAGGFPYSEGIFEDINKVICLQLYWDKDRQADNIIREYISSQFSPGVVDKASEAIDILESNHCREQIGENSAKAWELIKEADDSLCGDIRNSWRWRIIYLRALIDYEMFKTGGRLCGSTLKNSFAELTDIYYAQEAFGVVHPPIVDE
- a CDS encoding DUF2961 domain-containing protein; its protein translation is MSFFETGFLSNVAKITNAKTRSISAENPNGEKGKGAMEIPQADSAGSMLGQGWKIRPCISLEPNSKTTIAEIKGSGTIRHIWITANEKTYRNSIIRVYWDGEKIPSVEVPLGDFFCCGHAIRTKVDSIPMAVNPSGGFNSYWPMPFRKSAKIEIENQWHEPIHGFFYQVDYELDDVPSDAAYFHAQWRRAVTPIDAPEHVILDGIKGKGQYVGTYLAWTQLANGWWGEGEIKFFMDGDTKFPTICGTGTEDYFCGAWCFHGPDGREEPYSGSYTGMPLVRHIDNEVPKFGLYRWHIPDPVRFDSDLKVTIQALGWWPNGKYQQLQDDIASTAYWYQVEPHAKFPEILPVHLRWPR
- a CDS encoding rhamnulokinase — protein: MAKDSKFLAFDFGAESGRALLATLESGKLTLDEIHRFPTACVSTLGHMHWDVLRLFDEIKQGLKLALEKTGGKIDGIGVDTWGVDFALLGEDGELLGNPYHYRDVRTDGIPEKLFELVPWEKVFETTGIQLLPFNTLYQLYAMTLDHATALRGASTLLFIPDLFNYWLTGVKSCEFSIASTSQCYDMRTNDWAYGLITKLGIPASIFQKTVEPGTVIGTLSDSLVKELGMGADIKVIAPATHDTGSAVAAVPAKDKDYAYLSSGTWSLMGVETDKPIINDKSRDHGFTNEGGVSGTIRLLHNIMGLWIVQQCRQTWLNAGEQISYAEITDMAAGCEGFVSVVNPNAAVFLTHGDMPSRIQNYCRDSGQKVPETKGEIVRCALDSLALAYRATMEDLDDLLGKKLGKIHIVGGGTQNKLLSQLTADATGRTVIAGPVEATAIGNVLVQAIGTGMVADLGEARQIIRDSFELTTYTPTRSSEIESAYATFRCLSK
- a CDS encoding 2,3-bisphosphoglycerate-independent phosphoglycerate mutase, which codes for MATPKAVLLIADGLGDRPIKELGNKTPLEAADKPNLDKLAAEGECGLMDPIAPGIRAGSDTSHLAILGYDPYKYYTGRGPFEAAGIGMDVKKGDIAFRCNFSTVDDNMVIKDRRAGRIESGTDQLAAAINGMKLSSGVEVIFKESVAHRGALILRAPGLSAEITDTDPHHEGVAVLTSEPCDPDNAAAAKTAQAVNEFVKKSYEILKDHPVNKDRIAKGLMPANIILPRGGGIGPNIESFECEHGLKAACVAETGLINGVAKYVGMDITEVPGATGGLDSNVMNMAKAIVEQLKDNDFVLCNVKGTDLGGHDGDPQAKLDVIKKLNEMIGYLHDNVPENTYIVLTADHSTPCAIMDHSGDPVPIVFWGEGVRTDKCDKFDERSVTSGGLGRIRGIDVVNIITQLMNVQEKFGA